GCCGCGTAATCGCGCACCTCAACTCTTCCGTCCGACCGTACCACCTTGTATGGCGCAGACTCGTAACCGGCTCGCACGGCCTGATAAGCGACCGCCAGCAAACCAGCCCCGACCAGGCCGATCAGTATCCAGATCCACATAGGCTTTACGAAACCTCCATTTTCTCCGGCTGCAGACGCGGCAGCAGCAGGTTGCGGGTCAGCTCGTTGATGGCGGCGGCAGTGCGGGGTTGAACTTACTGAGCGCGGCAAACAACCCGATAGCGGGCTGCTCGACCAGG
The Candidatus Amarolinea dominans genome window above contains:
- a CDS encoding heme-binding protein — translated: MWIWILIGLVGAGLLAVAYQAVRAGYESAPYKVVRSDGRVEVRDYAALTVVETPMAADNRDGGFSRLFRFISGGNEASRRSP